A stretch of Candidatus Manganitrophaceae bacterium DNA encodes these proteins:
- a CDS encoding monovalent cation/H+ antiporter subunit D family protein, protein MEAITDIRPLLAVLVSMVAVGLIIASDKNPNLREGWSIGAGIVKFLIVMSMAPAILSGQIFEYTLFTFLPGLDIKFRVDPLGMVFATIASGLWIITTFYSIGYMRGTNEKKQTRYFACFAISVSAALGVAFSANLLTLFIFYEFLSLATFPLVNHKGTAESFIGARKYLIYLVGASKTFLLAAIVLTYNIAGTLEFSKQGLFAGKGAPWLLVLIYFFFIYGFAKAAIMPMHAWLPAAMVAPTPVSALLHAVAVVKVGVFSVLRVIFYVYGVELMGQLHLGIATAYLVSFTIIMASVYALTRDNLKARLAYSTVSQLSYVILGAALLSPSGMTGGIIHIANHAISKITLFFCAGSIYVASHKTNISQMKGIGRKMPWTMTAFSIAALSMIGVPPVAGFVTKWYLAVGSIEAGQIPILFVLLASTLLNAAYFIPVIYTAFFESPEGEEAHHGQGHAPLHPVPQSVGAMAAGHHDGHDEDFGEASPFVYVPLVVTATLSILVGLYPDYFLALAKMVIK, encoded by the coding sequence TTGGAAGCAATCACCGACATCAGGCCGCTGCTCGCCGTCCTCGTCTCGATGGTGGCGGTCGGTCTCATTATCGCCTCCGATAAAAACCCGAACCTCCGGGAAGGATGGTCGATCGGCGCCGGCATCGTGAAGTTCTTGATTGTCATGTCGATGGCGCCGGCGATCCTCTCGGGGCAGATCTTCGAATACACCCTCTTCACCTTCCTGCCGGGGCTCGACATCAAATTCCGGGTCGATCCGCTCGGGATGGTCTTCGCGACGATCGCGTCGGGGCTCTGGATCATCACCACCTTTTATTCGATCGGCTACATGCGGGGGACGAACGAGAAGAAGCAGACCCGCTACTTCGCCTGCTTCGCGATCAGCGTCTCGGCCGCCCTCGGCGTCGCCTTCTCGGCCAACCTCCTGACCCTCTTCATCTTCTACGAGTTCCTCAGCCTCGCCACCTTCCCGCTGGTCAATCATAAGGGGACGGCGGAGTCGTTCATCGGCGCGCGGAAATATTTAATCTACCTCGTCGGCGCCTCGAAGACCTTTCTCCTCGCGGCGATTGTGTTGACCTATAATATCGCCGGAACGCTCGAGTTCTCGAAGCAGGGCCTCTTCGCCGGCAAGGGAGCGCCGTGGCTGTTGGTATTGATTTACTTCTTCTTCATTTATGGCTTCGCCAAAGCGGCGATCATGCCGATGCATGCGTGGCTCCCGGCGGCGATGGTCGCGCCGACCCCGGTCTCCGCCCTGCTCCATGCGGTGGCGGTGGTGAAGGTCGGCGTCTTCTCGGTCTTGCGAGTGATCTTCTATGTTTACGGCGTTGAGTTGATGGGTCAGCTGCATCTCGGAATCGCCACCGCCTATCTCGTCTCGTTCACGATCATCATGGCGTCGGTTTACGCACTGACGCGGGATAATCTCAAAGCGCGGCTCGCCTACTCGACCGTCAGCCAGCTCTCCTATGTCATCCTTGGCGCGGCGCTCCTGTCGCCGAGCGGGATGACCGGCGGGATCATCCATATCGCCAACCATGCGATCTCGAAGATCACCCTCTTCTTCTGCGCCGGGTCGATTTACGTCGCCTCGCACAAGACGAATATCAGCCAGATGAAAGGGATCGGCCGAAAGATGCCCTGGACGATGACCGCTTTCTCGATCGCCGCGCTCAGCATGATCGGGGTGCCGCCGGTGGCGGGGTTTGTGACGAAGTGGTACCTTGCGGTCGGATCGATCGAGGCGGGGCAGATCCCGATCCTCTTCGTGCTGCTCGCGAGCACGCTGTTGAACGCCGCCTACTTTATTCCGGTGATCTATACCGCTTTCTTCGAGTCGCCGGAAGGGGAAGAAGCGCATCATGGCCAGGGCCATGCGCCGTTGCATCCGGTGCCGCAGAGCGTCGGGGCGATGGCGGCCGGTCACCACGACGGTCATGACGAAGATTTCGGCGAAGCCTCGCCGTTCGTCTACGTTCCGCTGGTCGTGACGGCGACCCTCTCGATTTTGGTCGGATTATACCCCGACTATTTCTTAGCACTCGCAAAGATGGTGATCAAATGA
- a CDS encoding NADH-quinone oxidoreductase subunit J, which yields MAPLLFFLYFAGMALFSSVLTIGLRNPVYCTIALLSTFLHVAGLFVLLNAEFLAAIQIIIYAGAVLILYLFVLMLLNLKSTEPVIHRQLWVALFFGVVILAEILIALLRSPSLERTLPAATAAPALGNTEAIGLSLFNEYLLPFEMVGIILLGGIIGALVLAKQIQTGTAASGNGAHPLEVPLSPSGNGQTKIAPETLSEEKRSALHKVGSA from the coding sequence ATGGCACCGCTTTTATTTTTTCTCTATTTCGCCGGCATGGCCCTCTTCTCGTCGGTCCTGACGATCGGCCTTCGAAATCCGGTCTACTGCACCATCGCCCTTCTCTCCACCTTTCTTCATGTGGCCGGTCTTTTTGTCCTTTTAAACGCTGAATTTCTTGCCGCCATCCAAATCATCATCTATGCCGGGGCGGTGTTGATCCTCTATCTCTTCGTCCTGATGCTCTTGAATTTGAAAAGCACCGAGCCGGTGATCCACCGGCAGCTCTGGGTCGCCCTCTTCTTCGGCGTCGTGATCCTCGCGGAGATTTTGATCGCCCTCCTCCGATCCCCCTCGTTGGAAAGAACCCTGCCGGCCGCCACGGCCGCCCCGGCGCTCGGGAATACCGAGGCGATCGGGCTTTCTCTATTTAACGAGTATCTCCTCCCCTTTGAAATGGTCGGAATTATCTTGTTGGGCGGGATCATCGGGGCGCTCGTTTTGGCCAAACAGATCCAGACGGGAACGGCGGCAAGCGGAAACGGCGCTCATCCATTGGAAGTGCCGCTCTCTCCCTCCGGAAACGGCCAGACGAAGATCGCGCCGGAGACCCTCTCGGAGGAGAAACGGAGCGCGCTGCATAAAGTGGGGTCGGCTTAG
- a CDS encoding NADH-quinone oxidoreductase subunit M — protein sequence MSNSHLLSFILFTPFAGAFLLFFVSNKQREIVQGIAVTFAGLSLLASAYLMMSYDHTAGGFQFQEHYRWSKELGIAFFLGVDGIGAPMVLASSMLMFAGIFVSWHVKDRLKEFYINLLILGSATIGVYMSLDLFFLFFFYELSVIPMYLFLTIWGRHTKGYLDMKKEGNPLADSVSHFFNFNRSSKEYAAMKLTLYLSLGAVVALLGLLLVYVDSGLRTFNILELAEKGGALKAKEDLYFWLIFLGFAPIAAIFPFHSWSPVGYAAAPAAASMMHAGVLKKLGHFTIIRICFFLFPAATQQWMPIIAVLCVINIFYGGLVAFLQKDTKFVVGYSSVAHMGYIFLGMASLNLISLTGAVFFLFADAMAMGLLFALAGYIYYQTHTLDIPSMGGGLASKMPFIATCFVIGSAASFGMPGAMNFIGELMVFLGSWKVYPVQTVLAAMAITITWAYYFRMIRAMFFGEADPKMSHIVDAHGVVDRLPLVLLASMTLFFGIYPAPFINVIQSGVTPIIARMTTPAETPAPAIAAEPAPAPAPAGTPATPETLPPPTDANASGGH from the coding sequence ATGTCAAATAGCCACCTCCTCTCCTTCATCCTCTTCACGCCGTTTGCCGGGGCGTTCCTTCTCTTCTTCGTCTCGAACAAACAGCGGGAGATCGTCCAGGGGATCGCCGTCACCTTCGCCGGCCTCTCGCTCCTCGCCTCGGCCTATCTGATGATGTCGTACGACCATACCGCCGGAGGTTTTCAGTTTCAGGAACATTACCGCTGGTCGAAAGAGCTCGGGATCGCCTTCTTCCTCGGGGTCGACGGGATTGGCGCGCCGATGGTCCTCGCCTCTTCGATGTTGATGTTTGCCGGAATCTTCGTCTCCTGGCATGTCAAAGACCGCTTGAAAGAGTTCTACATCAACCTCTTGATCTTGGGCTCGGCGACGATCGGGGTCTACATGTCGCTCGACCTCTTCTTCCTCTTTTTCTTTTACGAGCTCTCGGTGATCCCGATGTACCTCTTCTTGACGATTTGGGGCCGGCACACCAAGGGCTACCTCGATATGAAAAAAGAGGGGAACCCGCTCGCCGATTCGGTCTCCCACTTCTTCAACTTCAACCGGTCGAGCAAAGAGTACGCCGCGATGAAGCTGACCCTCTATCTCTCGCTCGGCGCGGTGGTCGCGCTGCTCGGGCTGTTGCTCGTCTATGTCGACTCCGGCCTCCGGACCTTCAACATCCTTGAGCTCGCCGAGAAGGGGGGGGCGTTAAAAGCAAAAGAGGATCTCTACTTCTGGCTCATCTTCTTAGGCTTCGCGCCGATCGCCGCGATCTTCCCCTTCCACTCCTGGTCGCCGGTCGGCTATGCCGCCGCCCCCGCCGCCGCGAGCATGATGCACGCCGGGGTGTTGAAGAAGCTCGGCCATTTTACGATCATCCGGATCTGCTTCTTCCTCTTTCCGGCGGCGACGCAGCAGTGGATGCCGATCATTGCCGTCCTCTGCGTGATCAACATTTTCTACGGCGGGTTGGTCGCCTTTCTCCAGAAAGACACGAAGTTCGTCGTCGGCTACTCGTCGGTGGCGCACATGGGGTATATCTTCCTCGGAATGGCGTCGCTGAACCTGATCTCGCTGACCGGCGCCGTCTTCTTCCTCTTCGCCGACGCGATGGCGATGGGGCTGCTCTTCGCGCTCGCCGGCTACATCTACTACCAGACCCACACCCTCGACATTCCGTCGATGGGGGGCGGGCTGGCGTCGAAGATGCCGTTCATCGCCACCTGTTTTGTCATCGGCTCGGCGGCGTCGTTCGGAATGCCGGGGGCGATGAATTTCATCGGCGAGCTGATGGTCTTTTTGGGAAGCTGGAAGGTCTACCCGGTCCAGACGGTCTTGGCGGCGATGGCGATCACCATCACCTGGGCCTACTATTTCCGGATGATCCGGGCGATGTTCTTCGGCGAGGCCGACCCGAAGATGTCCCATATCGTCGATGCGCATGGGGTGGTCGACCGCCTCCCGCTCGTTCTGCTTGCTTCGATGACCCTTTTCTTCGGAATTTATCCCGCGCCGTTTATTAATGTGATCCAATCGGGGGTGACGCCGATCATTGCACGGATGACAACACCGGCGGAGACACCGGCCCCGGCGATCGCCGCGGAGCCGGCGCCCGCACCGGCCCCGGCAGGAACACCGGCGACGCCGGAGACCCTTCCCCCACCGACCGACGCGAACGCTTCAGGAGGACACTAA
- the nuoI gene encoding NADH-quinone oxidoreductase subunit NuoI, translating into MKLTFKHMFVREVTLQYPHQKLVLPDTHRGALCLLRYEDGTERCVGCDLCEAACPSHCIKVVSAEIQDGQVLRRIATAFDIDITKCVFCGFCVEACPVNALGMTKLYEYSTDNKRSLIFDKPKLYEIGEKYHSDAKAYLVAHNQEKADDTAREYRYKFPAYVNGETVPQPVKTETKPEPAASAPKAE; encoded by the coding sequence ATGAAGCTGACCTTTAAACATATGTTTGTCCGCGAGGTCACGCTGCAATACCCGCATCAGAAGCTCGTCCTCCCCGACACCCACCGCGGCGCCCTCTGTCTGCTGCGTTATGAAGATGGGACCGAGCGGTGCGTCGGCTGCGATCTCTGCGAAGCGGCCTGCCCGTCCCACTGCATCAAGGTCGTCAGCGCGGAGATCCAGGATGGACAGGTGCTCCGGCGGATCGCCACGGCGTTCGACATCGACATCACCAAGTGCGTCTTCTGCGGCTTCTGCGTCGAGGCCTGCCCAGTCAACGCGCTCGGGATGACGAAGCTGTATGAATACTCGACCGACAACAAGCGGAGCTTGATCTTCGACAAGCCGAAACTCTATGAGATCGGCGAGAAGTACCACTCCGATGCAAAAGCCTATCTCGTGGCGCACAACCAAGAGAAAGCCGACGACACCGCCCGCGAATACCGGTACAAATTTCCGGCGTATGTGAATGGGGAGACGGTGCCGCAGCCGGTGAAAACGGAGACAAAGCCGGAGCCGGCGGCCAGCGCCCCGAAGGCAGAATAA
- a CDS encoding NADH-quinone oxidoreductase subunit M, with product MVSTIDQIFANTQIGFPLLTLLLLLPAVGALAISLLKDERQMRMTALITSSVVFLLSLLLPALFERGTANMQFVEEANWIRPLGAAYHIGVDGISIFLVTLTTFLMVLLVLFSWKGIESYLKQYLICLLVIETTVVGVFVSLDLLLFFLFWEIMLIPMYFLIKVWGGANRDYASLKFVLYTLAGSVLMLVGFVILYLNYHDYALAQNLPQAYSFSLLDLLKAPLSESKQNIVFLLLFFGFAFKVPMFPFHTWLPDAHVEAPTAGSVLLAGVLLKMGTYGFVRFSLPLLPIASANFVPMMTILSVIGIVYGALLALAQDDIKKLIAYSSISHLGFVVLGIFALNRAGIQGGMIQMLNHGISTAGLFLIVGFLYERRHTRAISEYGGLGKRLPIFAAFYLMISLSSMAFPGTNGFVGELLILVGAARLDWRLTLTAILGVLLGAAYLLWLYQRVMMGEITNPKNKTIPDLDAREIGICVALAVMIFWVGIYPMPFLKVMDGSIDFVTQRVGGTIADPIASPAEPAAAPAAIATPAGLFQFDALDEENPLASPIPAPKETTPSTPEMKKREGPHVK from the coding sequence ATGGTGAGCACAATCGATCAAATCTTCGCGAACACCCAAATCGGCTTTCCGCTGCTGACACTGCTCCTTCTTCTTCCGGCGGTCGGGGCGTTGGCGATCTCCCTCTTGAAGGACGAGCGGCAGATGCGGATGACGGCGCTGATCACGTCGTCGGTCGTCTTTCTTCTCTCGCTGCTCCTCCCGGCGCTCTTCGAGCGGGGGACGGCGAACATGCAGTTCGTCGAGGAAGCGAACTGGATCCGTCCGCTCGGCGCCGCCTATCATATTGGGGTCGACGGGATCAGCATCTTCCTCGTCACCCTGACGACCTTTTTGATGGTGTTGCTCGTCCTCTTTTCTTGGAAAGGGATCGAGTCGTATTTGAAACAGTATCTGATCTGTCTCCTGGTGATCGAGACGACGGTCGTTGGGGTCTTCGTGTCGCTCGACCTCCTCCTCTTCTTTCTCTTCTGGGAGATCATGCTGATCCCGATGTACTTCCTGATCAAGGTCTGGGGGGGCGCCAACCGCGATTACGCCTCGCTGAAGTTCGTCCTCTACACGCTGGCCGGCTCGGTCTTGATGCTCGTCGGCTTCGTGATCCTTTATTTGAACTATCATGACTACGCCTTGGCGCAGAATCTTCCACAGGCTTACTCGTTCAGCCTCTTGGATCTGTTGAAGGCGCCGCTTTCGGAGTCGAAGCAGAACATCGTCTTCCTCCTCCTCTTTTTCGGATTTGCCTTTAAAGTCCCGATGTTCCCCTTTCACACCTGGCTCCCCGACGCCCACGTCGAAGCGCCGACCGCCGGGAGCGTCCTGCTGGCCGGCGTCCTCCTGAAGATGGGGACCTATGGCTTCGTCCGCTTCTCCCTCCCGCTCCTGCCGATCGCCTCGGCCAACTTCGTTCCGATGATGACGATCCTCTCGGTGATCGGGATCGTCTACGGCGCGCTGCTGGCGCTGGCGCAGGACGATATCAAAAAGCTGATCGCTTATTCTTCGATCAGCCATTTGGGGTTTGTCGTCCTGGGAATCTTCGCGCTGAATCGGGCCGGGATTCAGGGGGGGATGATTCAGATGTTGAATCATGGGATCTCGACGGCGGGGCTCTTTCTGATCGTCGGATTTCTTTATGAGCGGCGCCACACCCGAGCGATCTCCGAATATGGCGGGCTCGGCAAGCGCCTCCCGATCTTCGCTGCTTTCTATTTGATGATCTCCCTCTCCTCGATGGCCTTTCCGGGAACGAATGGATTTGTCGGCGAGCTGTTGATTCTGGTCGGCGCCGCGAGACTCGACTGGCGGCTGACCCTCACCGCGATCCTCGGCGTGCTCCTCGGCGCCGCTTATCTCCTCTGGCTCTATCAGCGGGTGATGATGGGAGAGATCACCAATCCGAAGAACAAGACGATCCCCGATCTTGATGCCCGGGAGATCGGGATCTGCGTCGCGCTTGCCGTGATGATCTTCTGGGTCGGGATCTACCCGATGCCGTTTCTGAAGGTGATGGACGGCTCGATCGACTTCGTCACCCAGCGGGTCGGCGGGACGATTGCAGATCCGATAGCATCACCGGCTGAACCGGCGGCGGCACCGGCTGCGATTGCCACCCCGGCCGGGCTCTTCCAGTTTGACGCGTTGGATGAGGAGAATCCGCTCGCCTCCCCCATTCCGGCCCCGAAGGAGACGACCCCTTCGACGCCGGAGATGAAAAAAAGGGAGGGACCCCATGTCAAATAG
- the nuoK gene encoding NADH-quinone oxidoreductase subunit NuoK, whose product MVPVSYYVIVSTVMFVIGLVGVLIRKNFLIILYAIELMLNAANINLVAFSRNYQSVNGQIISLFIITIAAAEAAVGLAIIIVLFRKKATTNVDEINLLKG is encoded by the coding sequence ATGGTGCCGGTGTCCTATTACGTGATCGTCTCGACGGTGATGTTCGTCATCGGGCTCGTCGGGGTCTTGATCCGGAAGAACTTTTTGATCATTCTCTACGCCATCGAATTGATGCTGAACGCCGCCAACATCAACCTGGTCGCCTTCTCGCGCAACTACCAATCGGTCAACGGACAGATCATCTCGCTCTTCATCATCACCATCGCGGCGGCGGAAGCGGCGGTCGGCTTGGCGATCATCATCGTCCTCTTCCGGAAGAAGGCGACCACGAATGTCGATGAGATTAATTTGTTGAAAGGGTAA
- a CDS encoding Na(+)/H(+) antiporter subunit D, giving the protein MTWIHPGLILILGAVLVPFLKGRAKQAYLVALPAIAFFDLLLMTPGQYGVFPFLGQELVFGKVDKMSLVFGYVFAIMGVIGMIYALHVKQDGEHIAALVYAGSSLGVTFAGDYFTLFVFWEGMAFSSVFLIWYRGKAAWWPGFRYILVHAFSGVALLGGIVVYAVTQKTIAFGPNQAHGLAFWLILIGFLVNAAVPPLHAWLADAYPEATVTGSVFLCAFTTKTAVYVLVRAFSGTELLIYMGVAMALYGVVYAVLENDIRRLLAYHIISQVGYMVAGVGMGTELAQNGAISHAFSHILYKSLLFMGSGAVIYVTGRQKLTELGGLYKTMPVTMTLYMIGGLSISAFPLFSGFVSKSMVVSAAGEAHIAWAYLLLTLASAGTFLHTGLKLPWYIFFAKDAGIKAHEPPKNMLVAMGIGAFLCVAIGVVPGTLYNLLPHPVDYHPYTADHVWGALQMLLFTALGFFLLLKKLDPEPTISLDTDWFYRMGGRALLWTANNPIAAWEAFITEAYQNVVIQPMKRFVALCRRFDVGVIDGAVNAIGRGIFSGSGFSNFVENHVVYGFINMIGYANHAAARIFRRLQTGSVHNYAMILIVGIFFLVNLYLMFREQIAAVVTVLR; this is encoded by the coding sequence ATGACCTGGATCCATCCCGGATTGATTCTGATTCTCGGCGCGGTGCTGGTCCCCTTCCTGAAAGGGAGGGCGAAGCAGGCGTATCTCGTCGCGCTCCCGGCGATCGCCTTCTTCGATCTTCTTTTGATGACCCCCGGGCAGTATGGCGTCTTCCCTTTCCTTGGACAGGAGCTTGTCTTCGGGAAGGTCGACAAGATGAGTCTCGTCTTCGGCTATGTCTTCGCGATCATGGGGGTGATCGGGATGATTTACGCCCTCCATGTGAAGCAGGACGGCGAGCATATCGCGGCGTTGGTCTATGCCGGGAGCTCGCTCGGCGTCACCTTCGCCGGAGACTATTTCACCCTCTTCGTCTTCTGGGAGGGGATGGCCTTCTCGTCGGTCTTTTTGATCTGGTACCGCGGCAAAGCGGCCTGGTGGCCCGGCTTCCGGTATATCTTGGTCCACGCCTTCAGCGGGGTCGCGCTGCTCGGCGGCATCGTCGTCTATGCGGTGACGCAGAAGACGATCGCCTTCGGACCGAACCAGGCGCACGGACTCGCCTTCTGGCTGATTTTGATCGGCTTCCTCGTCAACGCCGCCGTCCCGCCGCTGCACGCTTGGCTCGCCGACGCCTACCCCGAGGCGACCGTCACCGGTTCGGTCTTCCTCTGCGCCTTCACGACGAAGACGGCGGTTTATGTGCTCGTCCGCGCTTTCTCCGGAACCGAGCTGCTGATCTACATGGGGGTGGCGATGGCGCTCTACGGGGTCGTCTATGCCGTCTTGGAGAACGACATCCGCCGGCTGCTCGCCTACCATATCATCAGCCAGGTCGGCTACATGGTCGCCGGGGTCGGGATGGGGACCGAGCTGGCGCAAAATGGGGCGATCTCGCACGCCTTCTCCCACATCCTTTATAAATCGCTTTTGTTCATGGGGAGCGGGGCGGTGATCTATGTAACCGGCCGGCAGAAGCTGACCGAGCTCGGCGGGCTCTATAAAACGATGCCGGTCACGATGACCCTTTACATGATCGGCGGTCTCTCGATTTCCGCCTTTCCCCTCTTCTCCGGGTTCGTCAGCAAGTCGATGGTTGTCTCCGCGGCGGGCGAAGCGCATATCGCCTGGGCCTATCTCCTTTTGACCCTCGCCTCCGCCGGAACGTTCCTCCATACCGGGCTGAAGCTCCCCTGGTATATCTTCTTTGCGAAAGATGCCGGGATCAAGGCGCATGAGCCGCCGAAGAACATGCTGGTCGCGATGGGGATCGGCGCCTTTCTCTGCGTCGCCATCGGGGTCGTCCCCGGGACCCTCTACAATCTCCTTCCTCATCCGGTCGACTATCACCCCTACACCGCCGATCACGTGTGGGGGGCGCTCCAGATGCTCCTCTTCACCGCGCTCGGCTTTTTCTTGCTCTTGAAGAAGCTCGATCCGGAGCCGACGATCTCGCTCGACACCGACTGGTTCTATCGGATGGGGGGACGGGCGCTCCTCTGGACCGCGAACAATCCGATCGCCGCCTGGGAAGCGTTCATCACCGAAGCGTACCAGAATGTCGTCATCCAGCCGATGAAGCGCTTCGTCGCCCTCTGCCGCCGGTTTGACGTCGGGGTGATCGACGGCGCGGTCAACGCGATCGGCCGCGGCATCTTCAGCGGAAGCGGCTTCTCAAATTTTGTTGAGAATCATGTTGTCTATGGCTTTATTAACATGATCGGATATGCCAACCATGCGGCGGCGCGGATCTTCCGCCGTCTGCAGACCGGCTCGGTCCACAACTATGCGATGATCCTGATCGTCGGAATCTTTTTCCTCGTCAACCTTTACCTGATGTTCCGGGAACAGATTGCGGCGGTGGTGACGGTGTTGAGATAG